DNA from Solidesulfovibrio fructosivorans JJ]:
CTTGGGGAAAAGGGGAAGGACATCGCCGACGCCTTTTCCGGCAACGCGCACCACTCCCTGGACGCCGCCCGGGGACTCTCGGATTTCTTCCACAAACCCGACAACCTGCTGGCCCTGGCCGTGTGCCTGGCGGCCGTCATCGGCCTGTACCGGCTGCTGCGCGCCGAGGGCATCATCCCGGCTCCGCGCCTGGGCACGGGGCTGGCCGGCACTTTCCTGGCCCGCCGCCTCGCCCTCTGGCTTGTGGTGTCCGTGGTCACGTCCGCCATCGGCCTGGCCCTGGCCCTGGCGCTCTCAAGTTATTTTTGATGTGAACGCCGCCAGGGGGGGAAACTTTTTTCAAAAAGTTTCCCCCCCCCTGGACCCCCCTTTCAAAAACTTTCCAGGGGCGCGTCATTCCTTGTACGGCCGGTACTGCTCGAGAATCTTGTCGGCCACAGCCTTGCGCAGGGCGGCCACCTCGGCGTCGTCGGCGTAATCCTCGCTGGCGGCCAGGGCGGCGGCGGCATCCTCGAAGCCGGCGTCCCGGGCGATGGCGTCGAACTTGGCGTCGTAGGCCTCGGGCGTATCCCGCGACAGCGGCACGTAGTCGCTCGCGCTGACCAGGGCCAGGTAGGCATTGTAGAAGGCGACGATATTGGCCTTGGTCGTCGCCGCCGGGGCCAGGCCGGCCAGGGTCAGGACGAGGGCCGCCGCCAGGGCGATGGAGATCTTTTTCATGGAGCGTTTCCTCCGGATGCGCGCTATTGGGCGGCCAGCGCGGTGCTCGTGTTGGGCTCGGGGCTCTTGCGGGCCGAGGCGGACAGCGTCAGCCCGTCGAAAAAGGGTTGCATGGGCGCGGTCATCGCCTTGTAGGTGTAGGTGATGGTGATCAGAAACGGCGTGCAGGAGCTCGAATTGCACGTCGGCCGCGTGGTCGGGCTCATGGCCAGGGCCGGCGGGTCCGAGGGATCGGATGTGTCGCGGCCTTGCTGCACGAGCGGGGCGTAGCTGTCCTGCTTGCCGTCAAAAAGGTTTTGGGCCGCGGACTGGTTGGTGATGTTCGGGTTTTGGGAGATGTCGTGGGCCACGGTGGTGGCCGCGCTTTCCAGGGTGAACTGGATGCGCAGGATGTTGGCGACTTCGATGATGCCAAGCAGCATGAAGACCAGCACGGGCAGCACCAGGGCGAATTCCACGGCGGTCGCGCCCGATTCCCGGCGGCGGGAGACGCGCTGGTTGCGGAGCGGTTGCGTGCGCATGGTCGTGTCCCTTTTCCCCGTTATGGCGTGCCGGTGGTGGCTTCCTTTTTGCTCATGAGGCGCTGGCCGAGCTGCTGGCCGATCTTTTTGAACATGTCCTTGATGTCGGAACTGTCCGGCGCGTCGTAATAATGGTCGTCGGTGCCGGACTTGGACGAGGCGATCCGCTTCATGAGGCTTATGTCCGTGGCATCGGAGTCGCCGAAGCGGATGGCGAAGATTTCCACCGGATAGTCGGCGTCGTTTTTGGCGTCGTCGGCCTCGTCCAGGACGTATTGGTTGAGCTTGCCGCCGTCGGTGCAATCCGGGATCTGGGCCAGGGTCGCCGAGGCCGTGGACAGGGTGTCGTAGGGCGAACTCGCGCTGTTGGGCCGCAGCCCCTGGCCGAAGTAGGCATTGGTCCAGTAGGCGTTGACGGTCCGCGAGGCCGAGGCGTAGCGGCCGCCGCAACGTCCGTCCTCGGTGTCGCCGTCGGTGAGCACGATCATGATCTTGCGCACCTTCTTGTCCGTGTTGCCTTCGGTGTAGGGGGCCTTGGGCGAGAGCACCTTGTGCCCCCATTTGATGCCTTCGGAGATGAGCGTGCCCGAGGTCACGGCCCCGGCGTTGATGGCGCCGATATTGTCGAGAATGGCCTCCTTGTCCGAGGACAGGGCCCGGATGGGCGACATGCCGGAACAGGTTCGGTCGTAATAGGTGCTCACGCCGCTTATGGTGTAGCCGTAGAAGATGGAGTTGCGGCTGCGGGTGTCGCTGTATTCGGTCTTGAGCTTGCCGTCGTTTAGGGTGCCGTCGGCGTTGCGGCAGCCGGCCCCCACGCCGTCCGGGTCCCGCTCGGCCGTGACCGGGTCGTTGCCGTCGATGCGGACCTTGCCCTGGAAGGGGACCAGCCCGATCTTGGAGCGGGTGTTGGCCCCGGAATCGGGCATGATGAGGTCGACCAGGTTCGCCGCCGCTTCCTTGACGTTGGCGATCGGCGTGCCTCTCATGCTGCCCGTGGCGTCGAGCACCATGACCAGTTCGATGTCGTTGTAGCCGGCGCAGGCTTCGGCCGTAACCGTGGTGGCGTCGAGGCCCACCACCTTGGACAGCGTCATGTCCACGTCGGCCTCGGCCGTGACGCACACGCTGCGGGTGGCGCCGCCCGAGGAAATGTCGGTGGCCTTGGCTTCGGGGTCGTTGGCGGCCAGGTTGGTCGTGACCGCCTGCGAGACCTTGCCGTTGTCCACGTCCGGGTCGTCGGGCAGCTGGAGGCTTCCGGCCAGGGCGGCCGCGTCCACGGCGTTTTGCAGCTTGTTGTGGGCCACGTAGACGCGGCCGAGGTCCACGGCCACGCCCACGGCGGCCATAAGCCCGACCAGCGTCGCCGCGACGACCACGCTCGACGCCCCACGGGCGTCGCCGCGGCTAGTTTGCAGCCGGCAACGCCATGGTCGTCTTGGCCGAAATCGTGAGCGTATCCGATCCAGGCAAATTGAAAGGAGTGGGATTCCCCGAGGCGTCGTATTGCGGCATGAACGAGGGGTTGTAGTCATGGTCCACCTGCACGGTTACGTTGTTGTTTGCGTCGCGGGGGGAGATGGTCACGGTCGGCTCGGCGCCGTCGAAAAGCGACTTCCCGGACGCGTCCGTGAGCACCGTGTTTTTGATGTAATCCTCGACCCCGCCCGTCTCGCCGTTTTGCCGCGCCAGCATGCGCGCCCCTTCCATGGCCGCGTTTTGCAACTGGGAATACTCGGTCAGGGCCCGGCTCGCCTCCACGAGAATGAGGAGCAGGGGGACGAGCAACACCATGGCGATGGCCATTTCCACGGCCGCCAGGCCGCGCTGGTCCCTGTGAAGTCGTTTCATGGCACGTATCTCGCTTGTCATTTTTCTAGGATGCGCAATTCCCCCTAGGGGCATTCCCCTAGGCGTCTGAAAGATTCATGCCAGGGCGGGGGAAGGGAGTCGGAGGCGGCCGGCTCGCGCAACAGGGCCGCTGGGCAAATCTTTTTTGCCCGAACCGGAAAAGGCCGGCGGCCGCGTCGGATGGAGTCTATGAATCGTGGATTGTATCGCGGTCGAACCACTTTTTGTGGAGGCGTTCTTCCAGCAAAGGACGGCGGGGGGATGCCCTCGTCCGGCGGCCGTGTTTACCCCCTCGTCCGCCTTTGCTATACAGGGCGAAGGATAAGGGGAGGGCTCGCGGTGAAGGAAAAGGTACGGGCGGCGCTTGCGGCCGCGCTGGTGGCCGTGTGTCTGGCCGGGCTCGGCGGCTTGGCCGGCTGCGCCGGGTCCAAGGGAAAATCCGGGCCGGACGCCCTGGCCGGCAAGCCCGGGGTCGAGGCCCTGGCCGCCGGCGATGCCGCGCTTGCCCACGGCGATCCCAAGGACGCCGGCCGGCTTTATCTGGCGGCGCTTGCCGCCGGTGCCGCGCCCGCCGTGGTCCACACCCGCATGGGCGACCTGTACCTGCGCGTGGGCAATTATCCCAATGCCGCCATGGCCTACCGGGCGGCGCTCAAGGCCGAGCCGAAGCACGCCCCGGCCCTGCAAGGGCTCGGCTTCGCCCTCTACCTCGGCGGGGCCAAGGACGAGGCGGCCAAGGCCCTGGCCAACGCCTTGGAGCTTTCGCCGTCCCTGTCCCGCGCGGCGGCCCTGCTCGGGGCCATCGAGGCCCGGGAAGGCCGGCCCGAGGCGGCGCTTGCCGTGTACGACAAATCCCTGGCCGTCGGCTTCGACCCGGATGTGGAGAACAACCGGGGCATCGCGCTCATGCTCATGGGCCGCACCGAGGACGCCGTGGCCGCGTTTTCCAAGGCCGGGGCGGTGAAGAAATCCCCCAAGATCGCCAACAACCTGGGGCTGGCCCTGTGCAAGCTTGGCCGCTACGACGACGCCTACTCGGCGTTCGCCAGCGTCGCCGGCGAGTCCACGGCGCTCAACAACGTCGGCGTGTGCTACATGGAGGCCGGCAATAAGGCCAAGGCCCAGGAATTTTTCGAACGGGCCATCGCCGCCAATCCGAAGTTCTACCCCGTGGCCCACGACAACCTGACCCGCTTGTCCACGGCCGAGGAGGTGGCCCTGCCGTCCTCCGCCCCGGCCCGGCCGGCCGCCGGAGCCCCCGCGC
Protein-coding regions in this window:
- a CDS encoding tetratricopeptide repeat protein, producing the protein MKEKVRAALAAALVAVCLAGLGGLAGCAGSKGKSGPDALAGKPGVEALAAGDAALAHGDPKDAGRLYLAALAAGAAPAVVHTRMGDLYLRVGNYPNAAMAYRAALKAEPKHAPALQGLGFALYLGGAKDEAAKALANALELSPSLSRAAALLGAIEAREGRPEAALAVYDKSLAVGFDPDVENNRGIALMLMGRTEDAVAAFSKAGAVKKSPKIANNLGLALCKLGRYDDAYSAFASVAGESTALNNVGVCYMEAGNKAKAQEFFERAIAANPKFYPVAHDNLTRLSTAEEVALPSSAPARPAAGAPAPQPAVAKPAVAPAAPATSGRAATVERLDRLEMP
- a CDS encoding VWA domain-containing protein translates to MVVAATLVGLMAAVGVAVDLGRVYVAHNKLQNAVDAAALAGSLQLPDDPDVDNGKVSQAVTTNLAANDPEAKATDISSGGATRSVCVTAEADVDMTLSKVVGLDATTVTAEACAGYNDIELVMVLDATGSMRGTPIANVKEAAANLVDLIMPDSGANTRSKIGLVPFQGKVRIDGNDPVTAERDPDGVGAGCRNADGTLNDGKLKTEYSDTRSRNSIFYGYTISGVSTYYDRTCSGMSPIRALSSDKEAILDNIGAINAGAVTSGTLISEGIKWGHKVLSPKAPYTEGNTDKKVRKIMIVLTDGDTEDGRCGGRYASASRTVNAYWTNAYFGQGLRPNSASSPYDTLSTASATLAQIPDCTDGGKLNQYVLDEADDAKNDADYPVEIFAIRFGDSDATDISLMKRIASSKSGTDDHYYDAPDSSDIKDMFKKIGQQLGQRLMSKKEATTGTP
- a CDS encoding TadE/TadG family type IV pilus assembly protein — encoded protein: MKRLHRDQRGLAAVEMAIAMVLLVPLLLILVEASRALTEYSQLQNAAMEGARMLARQNGETGGVEDYIKNTVLTDASGKSLFDGAEPTVTISPRDANNNVTVQVDHDYNPSFMPQYDASGNPTPFNLPGSDTLTISAKTTMALPAAN
- a CDS encoding TadE/TadG family type IV pilus assembly protein, whose product is MRTQPLRNQRVSRRRESGATAVEFALVLPVLVFMLLGIIEVANILRIQFTLESAATTVAHDISQNPNITNQSAAQNLFDGKQDSYAPLVQQGRDTSDPSDPPALAMSPTTRPTCNSSSCTPFLITITYTYKAMTAPMQPFFDGLTLSASARKSPEPNTSTALAAQ